In a genomic window of Peptoclostridium acidaminophilum DSM 3953:
- a CDS encoding indolepyruvate oxidoreductase subunit beta: MMKAYNIMLAGVGGQGLVLTTSIICSAAFYAGYDVKSNDIIGLSQRGGKVWGSVRLGEKIYSPNIPPGDADFLVALEPLEADRWKGSLKKEGILIVNTGEIAPAHVAAEKAEYPADIIERLSTSYRLYAIDAASEGKKLGSAKVANLFLIGVLANHMEIPIEAWHAAIRENVPAGFIDMNIRAFDIGYEMHDQRE; this comes from the coding sequence ATGATGAAAGCCTATAATATCATGCTGGCAGGAGTTGGAGGCCAGGGACTTGTTCTAACTACAAGCATTATATGCAGTGCGGCTTTTTACGCGGGCTATGATGTAAAGAGCAACGACATAATTGGGCTTTCCCAGCGGGGTGGAAAGGTCTGGGGAAGTGTGCGGCTAGGAGAAAAGATCTATTCGCCCAACATACCTCCAGGGGATGCGGATTTCCTGGTGGCCCTAGAGCCGCTGGAAGCCGACAGGTGGAAGGGAAGCCTGAAAAAAGAAGGCATACTAATCGTCAATACAGGGGAAATAGCCCCGGCTCACGTGGCGGCCGAAAAAGCGGAGTATCCGGCTGACATAATAGAAAGGCTTTCGACCTCATACAGGCTCTATGCCATTGATGCGGCCAGTGAAGGTAAAAAGCTAGGCTCGGCCAAGGTTGCAAACCTGTTTCTTATAGGTGTCCTGGCAAATCATATGGAGATACCAATTGAGGCATGGCACGCAGCCATAAGGGAGAATGTCCCCGCCGGCTTCATAGATATGAATATCAGGGCTTTTGATATAGGATATGAGATGCATGACCAAAGGGAGTAG
- a CDS encoding thioredoxin family protein produces MRQLNSLEQIKSFIESNSFCLLYFSDELCSVCQDTLPKVELMLENYGTVASAKIIINNSLETAAHFSVFTAPTILLYIGGKEFIREARFISITALESQISRYIELSET; encoded by the coding sequence ATGAGACAGCTCAATAGCTTGGAACAGATCAAATCCTTCATTGAATCAAACAGCTTTTGCCTTTTGTATTTCTCTGACGAGCTCTGCTCCGTCTGCCAGGACACGCTTCCCAAAGTGGAGCTTATGCTTGAAAATTATGGAACTGTAGCCTCGGCCAAAATAATAATAAACAACTCCCTTGAGACTGCTGCGCATTTTTCTGTTTTCACAGCTCCAACTATACTGCTCTACATAGGCGGTAAGGAATTTATAAGAGAAGCCCGATTCATAAGCATTACAGCACTTGAGTCTCAAATAAGTCGATATATCGAACTGTCCGAAACTTAA
- a CDS encoding alanine/glycine:cation symporter family protein, which yields MGILEQFVAATNNILWSYILIVMLIVLGLYFTVKSRFVQFRMIVEMVRLLGEGAAKIGNKKTGVSSFQAFCISTASRVGTGNLAGVAIAITLGGPGAVFWMWLIALIGAGSSFVESTLAQIYKVKDENGFRGGPAYYIEQALGIRWLGVVFSILITITFGLVFNSVQSNTISFAVENAFGVDRAVTGILLTVMTVAIIFGGVKRVAKVSEIIVPIMAVSYVIVALFVIIKNFSSLPSVFALIFSNAFGLNSMFGGGVGAAMMMGIKRGLFSNEAGMGSAPNAAATATVSHPVKQGLIQTLGVFTDTLLICSATAAMILLSGAYKTTGAEGIQLTQNALSSQVGAWGNSFIAVCIFMFAFSSVIGNYYYGETNIEFIKADRKWLFAYRIAVSSMVMVGAIAKIQIVWDMADLFMGLMAIINLGSIAFHYKKAIDALDDYTRQKKMGLDPVFYKDSIEGIDDVECWNYSPDYNKKAV from the coding sequence ATAGGTATCCTAGAGCAATTCGTAGCAGCAACAAACAATATTTTATGGTCTTATATCCTTATTGTAATGCTTATAGTTCTTGGTCTTTATTTCACTGTGAAGTCTCGATTCGTGCAATTTAGGATGATTGTAGAGATGGTAAGACTGCTTGGGGAGGGTGCGGCAAAAATCGGGAATAAAAAAACGGGAGTCTCGTCTTTCCAGGCCTTCTGCATAAGTACGGCTTCAAGAGTTGGTACCGGAAACCTTGCAGGAGTTGCCATAGCAATAACACTTGGAGGTCCGGGAGCCGTGTTTTGGATGTGGCTTATAGCCCTTATCGGCGCCGGATCAAGTTTTGTAGAAAGCACTCTTGCACAGATATACAAAGTCAAAGATGAAAACGGCTTCAGAGGCGGCCCTGCATACTACATAGAACAAGCTCTGGGCATTAGATGGCTTGGAGTTGTTTTCTCGATACTTATAACAATTACATTCGGTCTTGTATTCAACTCAGTCCAGTCGAACACTATATCATTCGCAGTAGAAAACGCATTTGGAGTTGACCGCGCTGTCACAGGCATACTGCTTACGGTAATGACTGTTGCCATAATATTCGGCGGAGTCAAAAGAGTTGCCAAAGTGTCGGAAATAATAGTCCCAATAATGGCAGTATCTTATGTAATCGTGGCACTTTTCGTTATAATCAAGAATTTCTCAAGCCTTCCATCAGTGTTCGCACTGATATTCTCAAATGCATTCGGACTCAACTCAATGTTTGGCGGTGGAGTTGGAGCCGCTATGATGATGGGAATAAAAAGAGGACTCTTCTCTAACGAAGCCGGTATGGGTAGCGCGCCTAATGCCGCCGCTACAGCTACTGTTTCTCACCCTGTAAAACAGGGTCTGATACAGACTCTTGGTGTTTTCACAGACACCCTGCTTATTTGCAGCGCCACTGCTGCAATGATACTCCTTTCAGGCGCATACAAAACAACGGGCGCTGAGGGGATACAACTGACCCAAAATGCGCTTTCTTCTCAAGTCGGCGCATGGGGAAATTCATTCATCGCAGTCTGCATATTCATGTTCGCTTTCAGCTCTGTAATAGGAAACTATTACTATGGTGAAACGAACATAGAATTCATAAAAGCAGACAGGAAATGGCTGTTTGCATACAGGATTGCCGTTTCTTCAATGGTTATGGTTGGAGCAATAGCAAAAATTCAGATAGTCTGGGACATGGCAGACCTTTTCATGGGGCTAATGGCTATTATCAACCTTGGAAGCATAGCTTTCCATTACAAGAAGGCAATTGACGCCCTTGATGACTACACAAGGCAAAAGAAAATGGGCTTGGATCCTGTGTTCTACAAGGACAGCATAGAAGGTATCGACGATGTAGAATGCTGGAACTACAGCCCTGACTACAACAAGAAAGCAGTCTAA
- a CDS encoding thiamine pyrophosphate-dependent enzyme: MEGKKVLMTGNQAIARGFYEAGGLVAASYPGSPAVEILESIKREYRQIYSEFSVNEKVALEVAMGASFAGARALASMKHVGVNIAMDPLMTFTQTKTAGGFVLVSGDDPGMASSQNEQDNRIIGKFANMAVLDPCDSQEAKDFTKISLELSETYGMPVMLRITSRLCHSRGIVELLDREEKPAEGFKPDKTNFNMIPPNTFKKQFEMKERLESLSKAAMDLGINRLEKGNGSEVLIITSGLVYNNLMELNLDMPVLKLGLVYPLPLDAIRSLASDYRRLIVIEEMSPFIENELKINGIECEGKSYFSFTGELGIEEIEAGLLRAGIFEESRYSGKMGEDKSVPPRLPLFCAGCPHRPVFDILKKSGRKVVGDIGCYSLAGIFPIEVLDTIISMGSSLGIIKGMAKAMKLSGKSEPLVAVIGDSTFFHSGMTGMVNMLHQIDPEDNMTIVILNNGTTAMTGGQHTASSGSYASEDDMHVDLEVLLRAMGFENVRSVDQFKYKEAKEAIDEEIKRPGLSIVIATRPCALRFKIREPHFYVDPNVCIACRNCIRTNCPPLRMKKYEGIEKLKSSINPEMCVGCSVCSQVCPVGAIKRADGEVE; the protein is encoded by the coding sequence ATGGAAGGCAAGAAGGTACTTATGACGGGGAACCAGGCGATAGCAAGGGGCTTTTATGAAGCTGGAGGACTTGTTGCTGCAAGCTATCCCGGGTCGCCTGCGGTTGAAATTCTCGAGAGCATAAAGCGTGAATACAGGCAGATTTACTCGGAATTTTCAGTCAACGAGAAGGTGGCGCTGGAGGTAGCCATGGGAGCCTCCTTTGCAGGGGCCAGAGCGCTTGCAAGCATGAAGCATGTAGGTGTGAATATAGCAATGGATCCTCTTATGACCTTCACACAGACAAAGACAGCAGGCGGATTCGTTTTAGTCAGTGGCGACGATCCCGGCATGGCAAGCTCTCAAAACGAGCAGGACAACAGGATAATCGGGAAGTTTGCAAACATGGCTGTGCTTGATCCCTGCGACAGCCAGGAAGCCAAGGACTTCACGAAGATTTCCCTCGAGCTGAGCGAAACCTACGGAATGCCTGTTATGCTGAGGATAACTAGCAGGTTATGTCACAGCAGGGGCATAGTTGAGCTTTTGGATAGGGAGGAAAAGCCTGCGGAAGGCTTCAAGCCAGATAAGACGAATTTCAATATGATACCGCCAAACACCTTCAAAAAGCAGTTTGAGATGAAGGAGAGGCTAGAAAGCCTGTCAAAAGCTGCAATGGATCTGGGTATAAACAGGCTGGAGAAAGGCAATGGCAGCGAGGTTCTCATAATAACATCGGGGCTTGTGTACAACAACCTGATGGAGCTGAATCTCGACATGCCTGTGCTCAAGCTGGGACTTGTATACCCGCTTCCGCTTGATGCGATAAGGAGCCTTGCCAGCGACTACAGGAGGCTGATTGTCATAGAGGAGATGTCTCCATTCATTGAGAACGAGCTTAAAATTAATGGCATTGAGTGCGAAGGCAAGTCGTATTTTTCGTTTACTGGCGAGCTTGGCATAGAGGAAATAGAAGCGGGTCTTCTAAGGGCAGGCATTTTTGAAGAATCCAGGTATTCAGGCAAAATGGGAGAAGATAAGTCTGTTCCGCCGAGACTGCCGCTTTTTTGCGCCGGCTGCCCCCACAGGCCTGTTTTCGACATACTCAAGAAATCGGGCCGAAAGGTTGTAGGAGATATAGGCTGCTATTCACTTGCGGGTATATTTCCAATAGAGGTTCTCGACACAATAATTAGCATGGGTTCGTCCCTGGGCATAATAAAGGGGATGGCTAAGGCTATGAAGCTTAGCGGTAAGAGTGAGCCTCTTGTTGCTGTAATAGGTGACAGCACGTTCTTCCATTCTGGAATGACCGGAATGGTCAACATGCTGCACCAGATAGACCCCGAGGACAACATGACGATAGTCATATTAAACAACGGAACTACTGCCATGACCGGCGGCCAGCATACGGCAAGCTCCGGAAGCTACGCCAGCGAGGACGACATGCATGTAGACCTGGAAGTGCTTTTAAGGGCAATGGGCTTTGAAAACGTAAGGTCTGTAGACCAGTTTAAATACAAAGAGGCTAAGGAGGCCATAGATGAGGAGATAAAAAGGCCAGGCTTGTCCATAGTCATAGCTACGAGGCCATGCGCTCTAAGATTCAAGATAAGAGAGCCCCACTTCTATGTGGACCCGAATGTCTGCATAGCCTGCAGAAACTGCATAAGGACAAACTGTCCGCCTTTGCGCATGAAAAAGTACGAGGGAATAGAAAAGCTCAAGTCCTCTATAAATCCGGAAATGTGCGTGGGATGCTCTGTTTGCTCACAGGTATGCCCTGTAGGCGCAATAAAGAGAGCTGACGGGGAGGTGGAATGA
- a CDS encoding EamA family transporter has protein sequence MHIVSVLIVICSLVMYHIAQKNILAGANPFFVLMSIYAIALAVSSALFFAVPRSEGIAGAASHTNWAVLLLGLSIVGLEIGYLLAYRYGWNVSTAALLSNTSAAMLLIPIGLIFFKETHSLVNYAGIALCIAGIVMMNLDK, from the coding sequence ATGCATATAGTATCTGTTCTCATAGTGATTTGTTCGCTGGTAATGTACCACATAGCCCAAAAAAATATATTGGCAGGAGCCAATCCGTTTTTCGTGCTTATGTCCATTTATGCAATAGCTCTGGCTGTTTCATCGGCGCTTTTTTTCGCTGTGCCAAGGAGTGAGGGTATAGCCGGCGCCGCATCCCACACAAACTGGGCTGTGCTGCTGCTGGGGCTTTCCATTGTGGGGCTTGAAATAGGGTATCTGCTGGCATACAGGTACGGTTGGAATGTAAGTACGGCTGCGCTGCTTTCAAACACGAGCGCGGCCATGCTTTTAATACCCATAGGTCTTATATTTTTCAAGGAGACGCATTCGCTTGTCAACTATGCAGGCATAGCTCTGTGCATAGCGGGCATAGTAATGATGAATCTGGACAAGTAA
- a CDS encoding CDP-alcohol phosphatidyltransferase family protein, which produces MKNNIPNIITASRIPLAAIFVALFMDGRELQALIVLAFAGFTDLLDGFVARRLNLVSDTGKLLDPLSDKILAVSVLAALTIKGYVPLWVAAALAFKELLMIMLSSRLYAKNVVVQANMWGKLATFLIYVAVFSLFINKSVGTAVLYIALGASLVALIQYVLKYAKCFADRTE; this is translated from the coding sequence ATGAAAAACAACATTCCAAACATCATAACTGCTTCGAGAATACCGCTGGCGGCAATATTTGTGGCGCTATTTATGGATGGAAGGGAACTTCAGGCCCTTATCGTGCTTGCCTTTGCAGGCTTCACTGACCTGCTGGACGGTTTCGTGGCAAGAAGGCTTAACCTTGTAAGCGATACCGGCAAGCTGCTCGATCCGCTTTCAGACAAGATACTTGCAGTGAGCGTGCTCGCAGCTTTGACAATAAAGGGATATGTTCCGTTGTGGGTTGCAGCGGCGCTCGCATTCAAGGAGCTGCTAATGATAATGTTATCATCCAGGCTGTACGCAAAGAATGTGGTTGTCCAGGCAAACATGTGGGGCAAGCTTGCAACATTCCTCATATACGTTGCAGTGTTCTCACTTTTTATAAACAAGAGCGTTGGCACTGCTGTGCTCTATATAGCCCTTGGGGCATCTCTGGTTGCGCTTATTCAGTATGTGCTCAAGTATGCCAAGTGTTTTGCTGACAGGACCGAGTAA
- a CDS encoding DUF2339 domain-containing protein yields the protein MDAKSDEIAKLADEITRLKERVEYLEQMTGVAKGAASGTQSVWKRPLVQQEHLNTLESNYGRGKKPLLQRISEEKLAGTLFNRLGILAVVLAAVFFLKWSFDNNLIGELGRIAIGIIFGLGMLGAGEYFQRRQYAIYAQGFTGGGIAVLYFSIYAAYIFYSLMQQPATFALMVLITIAASLLAVRYDSLAIGIIGIVGGFATPFLLGSGEDRTLFLFSYVLILDVGVLLIAYFKKWPAFNYLTFVFTYASYISAYDIRHYTLNEGDFDVLSFAFLTIFFTIYLAVSFARNVRHKEKLIRADVTLVLLNAAAYFGLSYELLEPYYGDLMGLWTVLIGLVYLLLGLYVYSKYAEAKALSLTLLAVAAGFVTLAVPIQLDEHWVTIAWAVETVIVFYLNLKINPGRIPVAGYAVLFLMLVSLLDIPFVITGDEALPLLNKAAVAYIFAIVALSAVLRLYHDEIRSGKTIFGWGRFILSLQILLNILVIMLLTNEINAYFSYKAVEMADYQAQNAMRNRAGLVISMVWGLYAAVLVAVGFWKHIGNLRRFGLGFMGIVILKVFFVDLSSLTTANRIMSFFGLGVILLAVSWIYNRYKDVLFGGDADEKHHGKKE from the coding sequence ATGGATGCAAAAAGTGATGAAATAGCCAAGCTGGCTGATGAGATAACGCGGCTGAAGGAGAGGGTTGAATATCTTGAGCAGATGACCGGAGTTGCAAAAGGCGCAGCTAGCGGAACACAATCTGTGTGGAAGCGGCCTTTAGTGCAGCAGGAGCATCTAAATACCCTGGAATCGAATTACGGGAGAGGGAAAAAGCCGCTGCTTCAGAGGATAAGCGAGGAGAAGCTGGCAGGAACACTCTTCAACAGGCTGGGGATTCTGGCTGTCGTGCTTGCGGCCGTGTTTTTTCTCAAGTGGTCATTCGACAACAATCTGATTGGCGAGCTTGGAAGAATAGCAATCGGAATAATATTCGGCCTTGGAATGTTGGGTGCTGGGGAATATTTCCAGCGACGCCAATACGCCATATACGCCCAGGGTTTTACCGGAGGCGGAATTGCAGTACTTTATTTTTCGATTTATGCTGCATACATATTCTACAGTCTTATGCAACAGCCGGCCACATTCGCGCTCATGGTGCTTATAACAATTGCCGCTTCCTTGCTTGCAGTGCGGTATGATTCTCTGGCTATTGGAATAATTGGAATCGTCGGAGGTTTCGCTACGCCCTTCCTATTGGGAAGCGGAGAAGACAGGACACTGTTCCTGTTTTCATATGTTTTGATACTAGATGTAGGTGTGCTGCTGATTGCTTATTTCAAGAAGTGGCCGGCATTCAACTATCTGACATTTGTTTTCACTTATGCGTCTTATATTTCTGCATATGATATCAGGCATTATACGCTTAATGAGGGGGATTTTGACGTACTTTCATTTGCATTTCTGACAATATTCTTTACTATCTATCTGGCTGTTTCATTTGCCAGGAATGTCCGCCACAAGGAGAAACTCATAAGAGCTGATGTCACTTTAGTACTGCTTAATGCTGCCGCCTATTTTGGCTTGTCATATGAGCTGCTGGAGCCTTATTATGGCGATCTTATGGGGCTGTGGACAGTTTTGATTGGTCTTGTGTATCTGCTGCTGGGGCTTTATGTCTACAGCAAATATGCCGAGGCAAAGGCACTGAGCTTGACACTGCTTGCGGTAGCGGCCGGCTTTGTGACGCTTGCAGTTCCAATACAGCTGGATGAACATTGGGTTACAATTGCGTGGGCGGTCGAGACCGTCATAGTGTTTTACTTGAATCTCAAAATAAATCCCGGCAGAATTCCTGTCGCAGGATATGCGGTTTTGTTCTTAATGCTCGTGTCACTGCTTGATATACCTTTTGTAATTACAGGCGATGAAGCGCTCCCTTTGCTCAATAAAGCGGCTGTTGCATATATCTTCGCGATAGTGGCTCTTTCGGCCGTACTGCGGCTTTATCATGACGAAATTCGAAGTGGCAAAACAATATTTGGTTGGGGCAGATTCATACTCAGTCTTCAGATACTGCTCAACATTCTTGTGATAATGCTGCTGACAAATGAAATAAACGCCTACTTTTCATACAAGGCGGTGGAAATGGCGGATTATCAAGCGCAAAACGCCATGAGGAACAGAGCAGGTCTCGTGATTTCAATGGTTTGGGGTCTATATGCCGCAGTTCTCGTCGCAGTTGGTTTCTGGAAGCATATAGGGAATCTTCGCAGGTTCGGCCTGGGCTTCATGGGCATAGTTATTTTAAAGGTGTTTTTTGTTGATTTGTCGAGCCTTACAACGGCTAACCGCATCATGTCTTTTTTTGGACTTGGCGTGATTCTGCTGGCTGTATCATGGATTTACAACCGCTATAAGGACGTGCTTTTCGGAGGTGACGCGGATGAAAAGCATCATGGCAAAAAAGAATAA
- a CDS encoding PFL family protein produces the protein MLDLQNVLETIKMVDQEKFDIRTVTMGMSLLDCGGSDVKGCLTRVYDKITGNASKLVSTCRSLESEYGIPIVNKRISITPASLVLHSQNPDDYVELAMALDRAAKEVGVDFIGGFSALAQKGCSRSDDALIASIPDALSSTDIVCSSVNVGCTKSGINMDVVKKMGEIIKRTAYLTRDADSIGCAKLVVFANAVDDNPFMAGAFHGVGEAECVINVGVSGPGVVKCALENVRNESFDVVAETIKKTAFKITRAGQLIASEASKRLGVPFGIVDLSLAPTPAVGDSVARILEEMGIESCGAHGTTAALALLNDAVKKGGIMASSHVGGLSGAFIPVSEDEGMISALSKGSINIEKLEAMTCVCSVGLDMIAIPGDTPAETISAMIADEAAIGVINNKTTAARVIPVYGKKVGDLAEFGGLLGSAPILKVSEFSSAGFINRGGRIPAPVHSFKN, from the coding sequence ATGCTTGATTTACAAAATGTATTGGAAACTATAAAAATGGTAGACCAGGAGAAATTCGATATAAGAACTGTTACAATGGGCATGTCTCTTCTGGACTGCGGAGGCTCTGACGTTAAGGGCTGCCTGACGCGTGTCTATGACAAGATAACTGGCAATGCATCAAAGCTTGTTTCAACCTGCCGCAGCCTTGAGTCCGAATATGGTATTCCTATCGTAAACAAAAGGATCTCCATAACCCCGGCGTCCCTTGTTCTGCATTCACAAAATCCTGATGACTATGTAGAGCTGGCCATGGCTCTTGACAGAGCCGCAAAGGAAGTCGGCGTTGACTTCATAGGCGGCTTCTCGGCACTTGCTCAGAAGGGATGCTCAAGAAGTGACGATGCGCTGATAGCTTCGATTCCCGACGCACTCTCAAGCACCGATATAGTGTGCTCTTCAGTCAATGTGGGCTGCACAAAGAGCGGCATAAACATGGACGTTGTGAAAAAAATGGGTGAAATCATAAAAAGGACCGCCTACCTCACTAGAGATGCAGACAGCATAGGCTGCGCCAAGCTTGTGGTGTTCGCTAACGCTGTAGATGACAATCCTTTCATGGCGGGCGCCTTCCACGGCGTAGGCGAAGCCGAATGCGTAATTAACGTCGGTGTCAGCGGCCCCGGAGTCGTCAAATGCGCTCTTGAAAATGTCAGGAATGAGAGCTTCGACGTTGTTGCCGAGACAATAAAGAAGACAGCGTTTAAAATAACGCGCGCAGGTCAGCTTATCGCCTCAGAGGCCTCAAAGCGGCTCGGAGTGCCTTTTGGAATAGTAGATCTCTCGCTTGCGCCGACTCCCGCTGTAGGCGACAGCGTAGCCAGGATACTTGAGGAAATGGGCATAGAAAGCTGCGGCGCCCACGGCACCACTGCGGCACTGGCACTTCTAAACGACGCAGTCAAAAAAGGCGGCATAATGGCCTCTTCTCATGTCGGCGGCCTTAGCGGAGCTTTCATCCCTGTGAGCGAAGACGAAGGCATGATAAGCGCACTAAGCAAGGGCTCGATAAACATAGAAAAGCTTGAAGCCATGACATGCGTTTGCTCAGTCGGCCTTGACATGATTGCCATACCGGGCGATACTCCTGCCGAGACCATCTCGGCTATGATTGCAGACGAAGCGGCAATAGGCGTTATAAACAACAAGACAACTGCCGCCAGGGTCATACCCGTTTATGGCAAGAAAGTTGGCGACTTAGCAGAATTCGGAGGCCTTCTCGGCTCGGCTCCGATACTCAAAGTGAGCGAATTTTCAAGCGCCGGATTCATAAATCGGGGCGGAAGAATCCCGGCTCCCGTACACAGCTTCAAAAACTAG
- a CDS encoding ACT domain-containing protein — protein sequence MKAFVTVVGKDKVGIIYGITGVLAKSNVNIEDISQTILQDYFSMVMLVNLDNMTVSFDELKRQLDEKGAEIGVSVRVQHEEIFTAMHKI from the coding sequence ATGAAGGCATTCGTTACAGTGGTAGGAAAGGACAAGGTTGGAATTATTTACGGCATAACAGGGGTGCTGGCCAAAAGCAACGTCAATATAGAGGATATCAGCCAGACAATACTCCAGGACTATTTTTCAATGGTCATGCTTGTGAATCTGGATAATATGACAGTCTCATTTGACGAGCTCAAAAGGCAGCTTGACGAAAAGGGCGCCGAAATCGGCGTATCCGTAAGAGTTCAGCATGAGGAGATATTTACAGCCATGCATAAAATTTAG
- the msrA gene encoding peptide-methionine (S)-S-oxide reductase MsrA has translation MTRRNILRIAAMVALASIVWLAVNKYSGERSDNMKLDVEINDKNYKKAVFAGGCFWCMEGPFERLEGVVEVLAGYTGGKVKNPTYEQVSSGVTGHLEAVLVVYDPMKIGYRELVEVYWRQIDPTDEGGQFADRGSQYKTAIFYYDEEQKSIAQLSKKELDESGRFDRPVATQILPAEEFYPAEEYHQDFYLKNPLRYKDYKSGSGREGFIKKTWEDESEKDKSAEGKEGDGKYSSFDKEKRLMELTGLQYRVTQQDKTEPAFDNEYWDNKKEGIYVDIVSGEPLFSSLDKFDSGSGWPSFTKPLEPGNIVEREDRKLLMRRIEVRSKHADSHLGHVFGDGPAPGGLRYCINSASLRFIPKEELEKEGYGEYINLFD, from the coding sequence ATGACAAGAAGAAATATACTGCGTATAGCCGCAATGGTTGCTCTTGCTTCTATAGTTTGGCTGGCAGTAAACAAATACAGTGGAGAGAGGAGTGATAACATGAAACTGGATGTTGAAATAAACGACAAGAACTACAAGAAGGCGGTGTTTGCAGGAGGCTGCTTCTGGTGTATGGAGGGTCCTTTTGAAAGGCTTGAAGGGGTTGTTGAGGTGTTGGCAGGCTATACAGGGGGAAAGGTCAAGAATCCCACGTACGAGCAGGTCAGCTCGGGGGTTACCGGCCATTTGGAGGCGGTACTTGTTGTATACGATCCCATGAAGATCGGCTACAGGGAGCTTGTGGAGGTCTACTGGAGGCAGATTGATCCTACTGATGAGGGCGGACAGTTCGCTGACAGGGGCAGCCAGTACAAGACGGCCATATTCTACTATGACGAAGAGCAAAAGTCCATAGCGCAGCTTTCCAAAAAAGAGCTTGATGAATCAGGCAGGTTCGATAGGCCTGTTGCAACACAAATCTTGCCTGCGGAGGAGTTCTATCCGGCCGAGGAGTACCACCAGGATTTTTATCTAAAAAATCCTCTCAGATACAAGGATTACAAGAGTGGCTCGGGCAGGGAAGGCTTCATAAAAAAAACATGGGAAGACGAAAGTGAAAAAGACAAGAGCGCCGAGGGAAAAGAAGGCGACGGCAAATACAGCAGCTTTGACAAGGAAAAGAGGCTCATGGAGCTTACCGGACTGCAGTACAGGGTGACGCAGCAGGACAAGACCGAGCCGGCATTCGACAATGAGTATTGGGACAACAAGAAAGAAGGCATATACGTAGATATAGTCTCGGGAGAGCCGCTTTTTAGCTCGCTTGACAAATTTGATTCGGGAAGCGGCTGGCCGAGCTTTACAAAGCCGCTTGAACCGGGCAACATAGTCGAAAGAGAAGACAGGAAGCTGCTAATGAGGCGCATAGAGGTAAGAAGCAAGCATGCGGACTCGCACCTTGGCCATGTATTTGGCGACGGACCTGCGCCGGGAGGCCTCAGATACTGCATAAATTCGGCATCGCTGAGATTCATTCCAAAGGAGGAGCTTGAAAAAGAGGGCTACGGAGAATATATTAACCTCTTCGATTAA
- a CDS encoding PhzF family phenazine biosynthesis protein, translating into MRVSVKQVDAFTSYPFGGNPAGVILDSEGISRENKQRIAREMGVSETAFVHKSDKADFRIEFFSPQSEVEIYGHIVISTFHALHEAGMLPEGKEVFQMETKRGIIPVKRVFERREPVFFISQPLPMYSYVNSFATEIADALGLESDDLMDTIPSKVSTGLWWCVVGVKKLAKLRDIRPDLSKIERLSRQDDVVGITAFCFDTFARGYDYHVRSFAPIIGLDEDPACATGNGSLLSYLMKHKMIKIKPEIKLIGEQGNELKRPGCVHSIIRTSESGSLSSIEIGGSAVTMLDGTMTF; encoded by the coding sequence ATGCGAGTAAGCGTAAAGCAAGTAGACGCATTTACAAGCTATCCTTTCGGGGGCAACCCTGCAGGAGTCATTCTGGATTCTGAAGGCATAAGCAGGGAAAACAAGCAGAGGATTGCGAGAGAGATGGGAGTATCAGAGACTGCGTTCGTTCACAAGTCTGATAAGGCAGATTTTCGAATAGAGTTTTTTTCGCCCCAGAGCGAGGTTGAAATATACGGCCACATTGTGATTTCAACATTCCATGCGCTGCACGAGGCTGGAATGTTGCCTGAGGGCAAGGAAGTATTCCAGATGGAGACAAAGAGAGGGATAATTCCAGTAAAAAGAGTTTTTGAAAGGAGAGAACCGGTATTTTTCATAAGCCAACCGCTGCCCATGTACTCGTACGTCAACTCCTTTGCAACCGAGATTGCAGATGCTCTTGGTCTTGAAAGCGATGACCTTATGGACACTATACCGTCGAAGGTTTCGACAGGACTGTGGTGGTGTGTGGTTGGAGTCAAAAAGCTTGCCAAGCTGAGAGATATCAGGCCTGACCTCAGCAAGATAGAAAGGCTCAGCAGGCAGGACGACGTGGTTGGAATAACGGCCTTTTGCTTTGACACATTTGCGAGAGGATACGACTATCATGTCAGGTCATTTGCTCCTATAATAGGTCTTGATGAGGATCCGGCATGCGCAACTGGAAACGGGTCGCTGCTTTCATACCTCATGAAGCATAAGATGATAAAGATAAAGCCAGAAATAAAGCTCATAGGTGAGCAGGGCAACGAGCTTAAAAGGCCTGGCTGCGTACATTCAATCATAAGAACAAGCGAAAGCGGAAGCCTGTCATCCATCGAAATAGGCGGCTCCGCAGTAACAATGCTGGATGGAACAATGACTTTTTAG